In Aedes albopictus strain Foshan chromosome 3, AalbF5, whole genome shotgun sequence, the following are encoded in one genomic region:
- the LOC109418987 gene encoding two pore potassium channel protein sup-9 isoform X1: protein MKKQNVRTISLIVCTFTYLLIGAAVFDALESETEKKRWKALSAIENVLISRYNISAEDFKVIETVIMKSEPHKAGQQWKFSGAFYYATTVLTTIGYGHSTPSTVSGKIFTMCYAAIGIPLGLVMFQSIGERVNRLSSVIVHAVKTSFNCKKAIASEVDLILVVTTLSSLTIAGGAAAFSKFENWSYFDSVYYCFITLTTIGFGDMVALQKDNALNQKPEYVAFALIFILFGLAVVAASLNLLVLRFVTMNTEDEKRDEAQAIQALQIAVKLDGDIITGNSSDTDRRCYERISVSGPSRPNCGTCPRKFDQPDTSIGYIMDASYRYPLVDCEMAELRSPNTVRYNVYEMETDDEGGLIPPLRYDFQPSRGRASV from the exons ATGAAGAAGCAAAATGTCCGGACTATTTCGCTGATTGTGTGTACCTTTACCTATTTACTAATTGGGGCAGCCGTGTTCGATGCCCTCGAGTCGGAAACAGAGAAGAAACGCTGGAAGGCCCTTAGTG caatcgaaaatgTACTCATCTCGCGGTACAACATATCGGCCGAGGACTTCAAGGTGATAGAAACAGTCATCATGAAGTCCGAGCCGCACAAAGCCGGGCAACAGTGGAAATTTTCCGGAGCTTTCTACTACGCTACAACGGTGCTGACCACCATCGGGTATGGGCATTCGACGCCGTCGACCGTCAGTGGGAAGATCTTCACCATGTGCTACGCCGCCATTGGGATTCCGCTGGGACTCGTTATGTTCCAGAGCATTGGCGAACGGGTCAACAGGTTGAGCAG TGTGATCGTCCATGCGGTGAAGACTTCATTCAACTGCAAGAAGGCCATCGCCTCCGAAGTGGATCTGATCCTGGTGGTAACAACGTTGAGCTCGCTAACGATAGCAGGTGGAGCGGCGGCGTTCAGCAAGTTCGAAAACTGGTCCTACTTCGACTCAGTGTACTATTGCTTCATCACACTCACAACCATCGGCTTCGGGGACATGGTAGCGTTGCAAAAGGACAATGCCCTTAACCAGAAACCGGAGTACGTGGCATTTGCGTTGATCTTCATTCTGTTCGGGCTTGCGGTGGTCGCTGCCTCGTTGAATCTCCTGGTGCTTCGCTTCGTTACCATGAACACCGAAGATGAGAAACGGGACGAGGCACAGGCCATACAG GCTCTTCAAATAGCTGTCAAATTGGACGGGGACATCATAACTGGAAACTCGAGCGACACGGATCGCCGGTGCTACGAGCGGATATCCGTGTCGGGACCAAGTCGACCCAACTGTGGCACCTGTCCGCGGAAGTTCGACCAGCCGGATACGAGCATCGGGTACATCATGGACGCCAGCTACCGCTATCCGTTGGTGGACTGCGAAATGGCCGAGCTGCGATCGCCCAATACGGTGCGCTACAACGTGTACGAGATGGAAACGGACGACGAAGGAGGATTGATACCACCGCTGCGATACGATTTCCAGCCCAGCCGCGGAAGAGCGTCCGTTTAG
- the LOC109418987 gene encoding two pore potassium channel protein sup-9 isoform X2, with amino-acid sequence MKSEPHKAGQQWKFSGAFYYATTVLTTIGYGHSTPSTVSGKIFTMCYAAIGIPLGLVMFQSIGERVNRLSSVIVHAVKTSFNCKKAIASEVDLILVVTTLSSLTIAGGAAAFSKFENWSYFDSVYYCFITLTTIGFGDMVALQKDNALNQKPEYVAFALIFILFGLAVVAASLNLLVLRFVTMNTEDEKRDEAQAIQALQIAVKLDGDIITGNSSDTDRRCYERISVSGPSRPNCGTCPRKFDQPDTSIGYIMDASYRYPLVDCEMAELRSPNTVRYNVYEMETDDEGGLIPPLRYDFQPSRGRASV; translated from the exons ATGAAGTCCGAGCCGCACAAAGCCGGGCAACAGTGGAAATTTTCCGGAGCTTTCTACTACGCTACAACGGTGCTGACCACCATCGGGTATGGGCATTCGACGCCGTCGACCGTCAGTGGGAAGATCTTCACCATGTGCTACGCCGCCATTGGGATTCCGCTGGGACTCGTTATGTTCCAGAGCATTGGCGAACGGGTCAACAGGTTGAGCAG TGTGATCGTCCATGCGGTGAAGACTTCATTCAACTGCAAGAAGGCCATCGCCTCCGAAGTGGATCTGATCCTGGTGGTAACAACGTTGAGCTCGCTAACGATAGCAGGTGGAGCGGCGGCGTTCAGCAAGTTCGAAAACTGGTCCTACTTCGACTCAGTGTACTATTGCTTCATCACACTCACAACCATCGGCTTCGGGGACATGGTAGCGTTGCAAAAGGACAATGCCCTTAACCAGAAACCGGAGTACGTGGCATTTGCGTTGATCTTCATTCTGTTCGGGCTTGCGGTGGTCGCTGCCTCGTTGAATCTCCTGGTGCTTCGCTTCGTTACCATGAACACCGAAGATGAGAAACGGGACGAGGCACAGGCCATACAG GCTCTTCAAATAGCTGTCAAATTGGACGGGGACATCATAACTGGAAACTCGAGCGACACGGATCGCCGGTGCTACGAGCGGATATCCGTGTCGGGACCAAGTCGACCCAACTGTGGCACCTGTCCGCGGAAGTTCGACCAGCCGGATACGAGCATCGGGTACATCATGGACGCCAGCTACCGCTATCCGTTGGTGGACTGCGAAATGGCCGAGCTGCGATCGCCCAATACGGTGCGCTACAACGTGTACGAGATGGAAACGGACGACGAAGGAGGATTGATACCACCGCTGCGATACGATTTCCAGCCCAGCCGCGGAAGAGCGTCCGTTTAG